From the genome of Thunnus thynnus chromosome 1, fThuThy2.1, whole genome shotgun sequence, one region includes:
- the LOC137181434 gene encoding trace amine-associated receptor 13c-like, with product MTALIPNTSVPGSTAVLLATTDCPFNLTAATQAELGSGRSLAPLCTVCCCGFLNRTLTVVFMVSLAFAIVVGNVVTLTVFVQTRQSRTPQGYLKVSLAIADMMVGVLVVPFSVYTEISLMVTSTPPIWYQGSSTSPASTSSLGGLVSPWQPCMLIGPVFAGCTFVSISTIFLMTVERSVAILRPLHKDALVTRRRTLLLILLSWAASFLLALAPLIFSSNFTLEYNECSRMCNYTPLLFGSQLPPDANILLLFPAFDFTLLGGTLAVNIMSFTSIRRYSRKRKLLSEGSLSDGGGGGGGGCSHRPSFSDIKAAKTIGILTFAFTASFSPIAVFVLGSVVGYTWCNFSFIAFWILTGNSCCNVIIYSVRDHRFRKGVTLLFLRDQSPPHGEKT from the exons ATGACTGCTCTGATTCCCAACACCAGTGTTCCTGGGAGTACAGCAGTTCTGCTGGCGACTACAGACTGTCCATTCAACCTGACTGCAGCTACTCAGGCAGAGCTTGGATCAGGCCGGTCTCTGGCCCCTCTCTGTACTGTCTGTTGCTGTGGGTTTCTCAATCGCACCTTAACAGTGGTGTTCATGGTCAGCCTGGCTTTTGCCATTGTGGTTGGGAATGTGGTCACTCTCACTGTCTTTGTGCAGACGAGGCAGTCCAGAACACCACAGGGATACCTGAAAG TGTCTCTGGCCATAGCAGACATGATGGTGGGTGTCCTTGTGGTCCCTTTCTCCGTCTACACCGAGATCTCTCTGATGGTAACCAGCACACCTCCCATTTGGTACCAGGGTAGTTCTACTTCCCCGGCCTCCACTTCCTCTCTGGGTGGACTAGTGAGCCCTTGGCAGCCCTGCATGCTGATTGGCCCCGTGTTTGCTGGATGCACCTTTGTCTCCATCAGCACCATCTTCCTCATGACAGTGGAGCGAAGTGTGGCCATACTACGGCCACTCCACAAGGACGCCTTGGTGACACGAAGACGAACTCTGCTCCTCATTCTGCTCTCCTGGGCTGCTAGCTTCCTGCTGGCACTTGCACCCCTCATCTTTAGCAGTAACTTCACTTTGGAGTACAATGAGTGCAGTCGTATGTGTAACTACACCCCATTATTGTTTGGAAGCCAGCTGCCACCTGATGCCaacattttgctgttatttcCAGCATTTGACTTCACGCTTCTTGGTGGCACATTAGCAGTTAATATCATGTCTTTCACTAGCATCAGACGGTACTCCCGAAAACGCAAACTCCTCTCTGAGGGCAGTCTGAGTGATggcgggggaggaggagggggagggtgCTCCCACAGACCCTCCTTTTCAGATATCAAAGCTGCTAAGACAATTGGCATATTAACGTTTGCCTTCACAGCATCCTTCTCTCCCATTGCAGTGTTTGTGCTTGGGAGTGTGGTGGGATACACCTGGTGTAACTTTTCCTTCATTGCCTTCTGGATCCTAACAGGAAACAGTTGCTGTAACGTGATCATCTATAGTGTCAGGGACCACCGTTTTAGGAAGGGTGTGACCTTGCTCTTTCTGCGAGACCAATCCCCTCCACATGGTGAGAAGACCTGA